Proteins encoded within one genomic window of Geotalea daltonii FRC-32:
- a CDS encoding outer membrane lipoprotein LolB: MLKYLTILLMLFSTACATISRPTAVPAPGKEIETVQSPVSVTVKTAQRSVGGRGYLVFRHPDQFHMAILSPFGFTIMEMYSDGERLTCIIPSRDVAYQGLLSELPEQGGLKNWGLIKWVVERPPVAGPSLGATEIVMADGRREQIFFDSKGLVQRKVTEDGDEAVYQSYRDVNGVAFPESIEMINRNGDRVKIAFDDPEVNEPVEEAALKPRLENFTLLPLSEFRGL; encoded by the coding sequence ATGCTTAAGTACCTTACGATCCTGTTGATGTTGTTTTCTACGGCATGTGCCACCATTTCCAGACCAACAGCCGTTCCGGCGCCCGGAAAAGAGATCGAAACCGTTCAATCTCCCGTCTCCGTCACCGTCAAGACCGCCCAGCGCAGTGTCGGCGGCAGGGGCTATCTGGTCTTCAGGCATCCCGACCAGTTCCATATGGCAATACTGTCTCCCTTCGGTTTTACCATCATGGAGATGTACAGTGACGGAGAGCGGTTGACCTGCATCATACCCTCCAGGGATGTGGCATATCAGGGGCTTTTATCCGAATTGCCGGAACAGGGAGGACTAAAGAACTGGGGCCTGATCAAATGGGTGGTGGAGCGGCCGCCTGTTGCCGGGCCGTCCCTGGGAGCCACGGAAATTGTCATGGCCGATGGCCGCCGGGAGCAGATCTTTTTTGACAGCAAGGGGCTCGTCCAGCGCAAGGTGACCGAGGATGGTGACGAAGCCGTGTATCAGAGTTACCGTGATGTGAACGGCGTCGCTTTTCCCGAATCGATAGAAATGATTAACCGGAACGGAGACCGGGTGAAAATCGCCTTCGACGATCCGGAGGTAAACGAGCCAGTTGAAGAAGCTGCATTGAAGCCGAGGCTCGAAAACTTTACCCTCCTTCCACTGAGTGAATTCAGGGGGCTTTAG
- a CDS encoding nitroreductase family protein gives MDTMEAIRTRRSVRKFSDRPVEPEKLQAMMEAAQAAPSWANMQCWRFIIVKDAATREKISDLSYVEAFFAPKGYKTNPAKQALADAPVVIVACADPVQSGDLHGQHYYMADVGIAAENMMLAAHSLGLGSVFVGVFDEEGLGELLDIPPEVRIVGLFPMGYPQDEWKPGPPRKPLEEIFFLERWKV, from the coding sequence ATGGATACAATGGAAGCAATCAGGACAAGAAGAAGCGTGCGCAAGTTTTCTGACCGACCGGTGGAGCCGGAAAAGCTCCAGGCAATGATGGAAGCCGCCCAGGCTGCTCCTTCATGGGCAAACATGCAGTGCTGGAGATTTATCATCGTAAAGGATGCTGCCACACGGGAGAAGATCAGCGACCTTTCCTATGTGGAGGCCTTCTTCGCCCCCAAAGGCTACAAGACAAACCCGGCCAAACAAGCTCTCGCCGATGCGCCGGTGGTGATTGTCGCCTGTGCCGACCCGGTCCAGTCGGGGGACCTTCACGGGCAGCACTATTACATGGCTGATGTGGGCATAGCTGCAGAAAACATGATGCTCGCGGCCCACAGTCTCGGACTTGGCAGTGTCTTTGTCGGGGTTTTCGATGAGGAAGGGCTGGGGGAACTCCTGGACATCCCGCCGGAGGTCCGCATCGTCGGACTGTTTCCCATGGGCTATCCCCAGGACGAATGGAAACCGGGGCCGCCGCGAAAGCCGCTGGAGGAGATTTTCTTTCTGGAAAGATGGAAGGTATAG
- a CDS encoding glycosyltransferase family 4 protein, giving the protein MRIAQVSPLYERVPPLYYGGTERIVAYLTDALLAMGHDVTLFASGDSITAARLVPCSKNSLRLDKNCVDPIPHHLLMLEQVMRRAEEFDIIHFHTDYFHFPFSRRYGYPGVTTLHGRLDIPDLVPLYREYSEIPVVSISDAQRRPLPWINWTGTVHHGLPPDLLPYTEQTKNYLAFLGRISPEKGLDVAIAIAEQSGIKLKVAAKVDKENLDYYESVIRPLMNSPWVEYVGEIGEEEKKAFLGEALALVFPIDWEEPFGLVMIESMACGTPVIAFGRGSVPEVVKDGVSGYVVKGIGEAVAAVADIGSISRRGCRRYFEEHFVARRMAADYLNIYEDIIEGIAASKTKPLKNVVLPRHGMMGVGQNG; this is encoded by the coding sequence ATGAGAATAGCACAGGTATCGCCTTTATACGAACGGGTGCCCCCCCTTTACTATGGTGGAACGGAGCGGATAGTCGCCTATCTTACGGATGCGCTGCTGGCTATGGGGCATGATGTTACCCTCTTTGCCAGCGGCGATTCCATCACTGCCGCCCGGCTGGTCCCCTGCTCGAAGAATTCCCTGCGCCTGGATAAGAACTGCGTCGATCCCATTCCCCACCACCTGCTGATGCTGGAACAGGTGATGCGCCGGGCAGAGGAATTCGATATCATTCATTTCCACACCGATTATTTCCACTTTCCCTTTTCCCGGCGCTACGGCTATCCCGGCGTGACTACGCTGCACGGGCGGCTGGACATTCCCGACCTGGTGCCTCTTTATCGCGAGTATTCGGAGATCCCGGTCGTTTCAATCTCCGACGCCCAACGTCGCCCTCTACCCTGGATAAACTGGACCGGCACCGTTCATCACGGTCTGCCACCGGATTTGCTCCCTTATACGGAACAGACGAAAAACTATCTGGCTTTCCTTGGCCGTATTTCTCCGGAAAAAGGGCTTGATGTGGCCATTGCCATTGCCGAGCAGAGCGGCATCAAGCTCAAGGTTGCCGCCAAGGTCGACAAGGAAAATCTGGATTATTACGAAAGCGTCATCAGGCCTCTGATGAATAGCCCATGGGTGGAATACGTGGGGGAGATCGGCGAGGAGGAAAAGAAGGCCTTTCTCGGCGAAGCGCTGGCACTTGTCTTTCCCATCGACTGGGAGGAGCCGTTCGGCCTGGTGATGATAGAGTCCATGGCCTGCGGTACGCCGGTCATAGCTTTTGGCCGCGGTTCGGTTCCGGAGGTGGTGAAAGACGGTGTTTCCGGTTATGTGGTCAAGGGTATCGGGGAAGCAGTGGCGGCTGTGGCAGATATCGGCTCCATAAGCCGCCGGGGTTGCAGGAGATACTTCGAGGAGCATTTTGTTGCGAGGCGCATGGCTGCCGATTACCTGAACATCTATGAGGATATAATTGAAGGCATAGCGGCAAGCAAGACAAAGCCGCTGAAGAATGTCGTCCTGCCACGGCATGGGATGATGGGGGTCGGTCAGAACGGCTGA
- a CDS encoding amylo-alpha-1,6-glucosidase — protein sequence MQEVIQIEDQYYILATSDRGADRTRVLKEGETFAIFDCHGDIQPLGLGEQGIFHEGTRFLSKLELRFAGIRPLLLGSTINKQNEFLSVDLMNPDFMADDLQIRRDSIHIYRTKFIWKGKCFEQLRMTNFSLEPLSIPFTIQFAADFADIFEVRGNKRKKRGRLMPVVPEASAVNLSYQGLDGQARTTRLDFSPTPLKVGKDEVHYRVSLEPKESVCIQITVSCECRECERFSGTFEEAFQEAAVNIADLKAGYCEITTDNEHFNLLLSRSQSDLLMMTSKTPHGIYPYAGVPWFSTTFGRDGIITALEVLWVNPGIARGVLSFLAKTQATAIDAEKDAEPGKIIHETRLGEMAALGEIPFGFYYGSVDSTPLFIVLAGAYYRRTGDREFIAGIWENILAALKWIDTYGDADGDGFVEYARHSHHGLLQQGWKDSNDSVFHADGTLAEAPIALCEVQGYVYDAKNSAAILALVMGEESMAARLRKEAEALQQKFNEVFWCDDISFYALALDGQKRPCRVRSSNVGHCLFSGIADFSRAGIIADQLLSEPFYSGWGVRTIANTEKRYNPMSYHNGSIWPHDNALVACGIARYGFTSHAILILEGIFNASLAMDLHRLPELYCGFKRREDLSPILYPMACAPQAWAAASVYLLLQSCMGLEIDAGNRRLRFTYPVLPPFLNEVEIKKLSVGDSRVDIMLRRYQNDVSVNVLRKEGPVEVIITK from the coding sequence ATGCAGGAAGTAATCCAGATCGAGGATCAGTATTATATTCTTGCCACATCGGACCGGGGGGCAGACCGTACCAGGGTCTTGAAGGAGGGGGAAACCTTCGCCATTTTCGATTGCCATGGCGATATCCAGCCGCTCGGCCTGGGAGAGCAGGGCATCTTTCACGAAGGAACCCGCTTCCTTTCCAAGCTGGAGCTGCGTTTTGCCGGTATCCGCCCGCTTCTGCTCGGTTCCACCATCAACAAGCAGAACGAATTCCTCTCGGTGGACCTGATGAACCCTGATTTCATGGCTGATGACTTGCAGATCCGCCGTGATTCCATCCACATCTACCGGACCAAATTCATCTGGAAGGGCAAATGCTTCGAGCAGTTGCGCATGACCAATTTTTCTTTGGAGCCGCTGAGCATACCTTTCACCATCCAGTTTGCCGCCGACTTTGCCGATATATTCGAGGTGCGCGGCAACAAGCGGAAGAAACGGGGCAGGTTGATGCCGGTAGTCCCGGAAGCCTCGGCCGTCAATCTCTCCTACCAGGGGCTGGATGGCCAGGCCCGGACCACGCGGCTGGATTTCTCCCCCACGCCGCTCAAGGTGGGAAAGGATGAGGTCCATTACCGGGTTTCCCTTGAGCCGAAGGAATCGGTGTGCATCCAGATTACCGTCAGTTGCGAATGCAGGGAGTGTGAGCGCTTTTCCGGAACATTCGAGGAGGCTTTCCAGGAGGCTGCTGTCAATATCGCTGACCTCAAGGCAGGGTATTGCGAGATCACCACCGACAATGAGCATTTCAATCTGCTGCTGTCCAGATCCCAGTCTGACCTGCTCATGATGACTTCCAAAACACCACATGGTATCTACCCCTATGCCGGTGTCCCGTGGTTCAGCACCACCTTCGGCAGGGACGGCATAATCACCGCCCTTGAGGTGCTCTGGGTCAATCCCGGCATTGCCCGCGGCGTCCTCTCCTTTCTTGCCAAAACACAGGCAACTGCAATAGATGCGGAAAAAGACGCCGAGCCAGGTAAAATAATCCACGAGACCAGGCTGGGGGAGATGGCGGCACTGGGAGAAATACCCTTCGGCTTCTATTACGGCAGTGTCGACTCGACCCCGCTGTTTATCGTTCTGGCAGGCGCCTATTACCGGCGCACCGGGGATCGGGAGTTCATCGCCGGTATCTGGGAGAATATCCTGGCGGCATTGAAATGGATCGACACCTATGGTGACGCCGACGGCGACGGCTTTGTGGAGTATGCCCGACATTCCCATCACGGTCTGCTCCAGCAGGGATGGAAAGATTCAAATGATTCGGTGTTCCATGCCGACGGCACCCTGGCAGAGGCGCCGATCGCTCTGTGCGAAGTCCAGGGCTACGTCTACGACGCCAAAAACAGCGCCGCCATCCTGGCGCTGGTGATGGGGGAAGAGAGTATGGCGGCGCGCCTGAGGAAGGAGGCGGAGGCGTTGCAGCAGAAATTCAATGAGGTATTCTGGTGCGACGACATATCCTTTTACGCCCTGGCCCTGGATGGACAGAAACGGCCGTGCCGGGTTCGTTCCTCCAATGTGGGACATTGCCTCTTTTCCGGTATAGCAGACTTCAGCCGGGCAGGAATAATTGCCGATCAGCTGCTTTCGGAGCCCTTCTATTCAGGATGGGGAGTGCGAACCATCGCCAATACGGAAAAGCGATACAATCCCATGTCCTATCATAACGGCTCCATCTGGCCCCACGACAATGCCCTTGTTGCCTGCGGCATTGCCCGCTACGGCTTCACCAGCCATGCCATCCTCATTCTGGAAGGGATCTTCAATGCCTCTCTGGCCATGGACCTGCATCGTCTGCCGGAGCTCTACTGCGGCTTCAAGAGGAGGGAGGATTTGAGCCCCATCCTCTATCCGATGGCATGTGCTCCCCAGGCCTGGGCCGCTGCCTCCGTATATCTTCTGCTGCAGAGCTGCATGGGGCTGGAGATCGATGCGGGGAACCGCAGGCTCCGCTTTACCTATCCAGTCCTGCCGCCATTCCTTAACGAAGTGGAGATCAAAAAACTATCGGTGGGCGATTCCAGGGTGGATATCATGCTCAGACGCTATCAGAATGATGTTTCGGTCAACGTGCTGCGCAAGGAGGGGCCGGTGGAAGTGATCATTACCAAATAA
- a CDS encoding porin family protein → MKKVVLIAACFTLLLGMSSAALAAKGDTELDFGIGFATAPYDESDLGWGLNFGGGYEFLQLSATRNDTLQIRGDIGYESWSGDFHGFGFDEDVDFSRVPVSVGCRYYYPIKQVKNLRVFGQASLELSFDSIEVGTPFGKVSDDETNVGVTPGAGVEYMLNKNFFVQAQMKEHLISDPYFTMQGGIGFRF, encoded by the coding sequence ATGAAGAAAGTGGTATTGATTGCAGCATGCTTCACCCTGTTATTGGGCATGTCTTCTGCTGCCCTTGCAGCAAAGGGAGACACGGAACTGGACTTCGGCATCGGCTTTGCCACCGCCCCTTACGATGAAAGTGATCTGGGCTGGGGACTCAATTTCGGCGGCGGCTACGAATTCCTCCAGCTTTCCGCAACCCGCAACGACACCCTGCAGATCCGCGGCGATATCGGCTACGAATCCTGGTCAGGCGATTTCCATGGATTTGGCTTTGACGAAGATGTTGATTTCAGCCGCGTCCCCGTTTCCGTCGGTTGCCGCTATTACTATCCGATCAAGCAGGTTAAAAACCTGCGCGTCTTCGGCCAGGCCAGTCTGGAGCTCAGCTTCGATTCTATTGAAGTCGGCACACCCTTTGGTAAAGTCAGTGACGATGAAACCAATGTCGGTGTAACTCCGGGAGCCGGCGTCGAATACATGCTGAACAAGAACTTCTTTGTTCAGGCACAAATGAAGGAGCATCTCATCTCCGACCCTTACTTCACCATGCAGGGTGGCATCGGCTTCCGCTTCTAA
- a CDS encoding beta-class carbonic anhydrase codes for MKLLDSVLAANKKFVQPNAFPPLPKSPKKQLAIFTCMDTRLVHFLEPAMGIKRGEAKVIKNAGNTIIDPFGGVIRSLVVAVFLLGVEEIFVIGHKDCGMSTIDAPHLKQKMIERGIDESVIDSLVPDLGQWMGAFACPEENVERVVSIIRDSPLIPRDIPVHGLIFCPNDGHLDVVVNGY; via the coding sequence ATGAAACTTCTCGACTCCGTACTGGCAGCGAACAAAAAGTTCGTGCAGCCCAATGCATTTCCCCCATTGCCCAAGTCGCCGAAAAAGCAGCTGGCAATCTTCACCTGCATGGATACCAGGCTGGTCCATTTTCTGGAACCGGCCATGGGCATCAAGCGCGGCGAGGCCAAAGTCATCAAGAATGCCGGCAACACTATCATAGATCCCTTTGGTGGCGTCATCCGCAGTCTGGTGGTTGCCGTTTTCCTCCTGGGGGTTGAGGAGATCTTCGTTATCGGCCACAAGGACTGCGGCATGTCCACCATCGATGCTCCCCACCTGAAGCAGAAGATGATCGAGCGCGGCATTGACGAGAGTGTCATCGATTCACTGGTCCCCGACCTTGGGCAGTGGATGGGTGCCTTTGCCTGCCCGGAGGAAAACGTGGAACGGGTAGTATCCATAATTCGCGACAGTCCCCTTATCCCCAGGGATATACCGGTCCACGGCCTTATTTTCTGCCCCAACGACGGCCATCTGGATGTGGTTGTCAACGGCTACTGA
- a CDS encoding FxsA family protein codes for MFTKLFLLFLLVPVIEIYLLLKVGSLMGAMPTVAVLLAISLAGAWLVRHQGFIVLQRIQTELAQGRLPASELMDGALILIGGVLLLTPGFFTDFLGIFFIFPPTRILIKRLLGQWLQRRLSRGNFIIRTRF; via the coding sequence ATGTTCACAAAACTTTTTCTTCTTTTTCTCCTTGTCCCGGTAATTGAAATTTACCTGCTTCTCAAGGTCGGCTCCCTCATGGGCGCCATGCCGACGGTAGCGGTTCTTTTGGCCATAAGCCTTGCGGGTGCCTGGCTGGTGCGTCATCAGGGATTCATCGTCCTGCAACGGATTCAAACGGAACTCGCCCAGGGACGCCTGCCAGCATCGGAACTCATGGATGGCGCCCTGATCCTGATTGGTGGGGTGCTGCTCCTGACTCCCGGTTTCTTTACCGACTTCCTCGGCATATTTTTTATCTTCCCTCCCACCAGGATTCTTATCAAACGCCTGCTTGGCCAATGGCTGCAGCGCCGGCTAAGCAGGGGCAATTTCATTATCCGCACCCGTTTCTGA
- a CDS encoding methyl-accepting chemotaxis protein, which translates to MSLRNLSIGTRISLGFGLVLLLLLAVGVVGYWGTGKIAKTSEAMIGTESKIGEYFARARANILFLRLYEKEVFVHAGDAKEQDEYVKKWNEKKERLDLWFSELEKMPLSPQERGTLQAIQAEMVKYGDGFKTVLAAIGSGTVKTTEEADRAIAQFENAADKMEKQTSEASKAAFDKIHAKEKEIHQLDLYIGRVILVLPILAIVLAIVVTVLIRQSIVKPIREMNVMLDDIACGEGDLTKRLIVSSNDEIGAVGKSFNIFMEKLHDIINQVAQSSMQVASAANQLYSTSEQMATGAEEVAAQSGTVATASEEMAATSGEIAQNCTYAAAGAKQTSDSASTGAAVVETTVKVMARIAERVKSSSRTVESLGDRGEQIGAIIGTIEDIADQTNLLALNAAIEAARAGEQGRGFAVVADEVRALAERTTKATREIGTMIKAIQTETKDAVSAMEEGVREVESGTAEAAKSGEAIQDILNQIGAVTMQVNQIATAAEEQTATTCEINNNMQQITEVVQGTAKGAQESAAAASKVASLAEGLHQLVGQFKL; encoded by the coding sequence ATGTCATTGAGAAACCTGAGTATCGGCACCCGTATAAGTCTGGGATTCGGGCTTGTGTTGCTGCTTCTGCTTGCAGTGGGCGTCGTCGGCTACTGGGGAACGGGCAAGATCGCCAAAACCAGTGAAGCGATGATCGGCACCGAATCCAAAATAGGGGAGTACTTTGCCCGGGCCAGGGCCAACATCCTTTTCCTTCGCTTGTATGAGAAGGAGGTATTCGTACATGCGGGTGATGCAAAGGAGCAGGATGAATACGTAAAGAAGTGGAATGAGAAAAAGGAACGGCTGGATTTATGGTTTTCAGAGCTGGAAAAGATGCCCCTGTCCCCCCAGGAACGTGGAACTCTACAGGCGATTCAAGCCGAGATGGTCAAATATGGTGATGGTTTCAAGACGGTTCTGGCGGCTATTGGCAGCGGCACGGTAAAAACGACCGAAGAGGCCGACCGGGCCATCGCCCAATTCGAGAATGCGGCCGACAAGATGGAAAAGCAGACTTCGGAGGCGAGCAAGGCGGCCTTTGACAAGATCCACGCCAAGGAGAAAGAAATCCATCAGCTGGACCTGTACATAGGCCGGGTCATCCTGGTTCTGCCAATCCTGGCCATTGTATTGGCCATCGTGGTCACCGTACTGATCAGGCAGAGCATCGTCAAACCTATCCGCGAGATGAATGTCATGCTGGACGATATCGCTTGTGGTGAAGGTGATCTTACCAAACGCCTGATAGTCTCCTCCAACGATGAGATCGGGGCAGTGGGGAAATCCTTCAATATCTTCATGGAAAAACTCCACGACATCATTAACCAGGTGGCGCAAAGTTCCATGCAGGTGGCTTCTGCAGCCAATCAGCTTTATTCCACTTCCGAACAGATGGCGACTGGTGCGGAAGAGGTTGCTGCCCAGAGCGGCACGGTGGCCACAGCCAGCGAGGAAATGGCTGCAACTTCCGGTGAGATTGCCCAAAACTGTACCTATGCAGCTGCCGGGGCAAAGCAGACCAGTGATTCGGCCTCTACCGGGGCGGCTGTGGTCGAAACCACGGTTAAGGTCATGGCAAGGATCGCCGAGCGGGTGAAATCGTCATCCCGGACAGTGGAAAGCCTGGGAGACAGAGGTGAGCAGATCGGCGCCATCATCGGCACCATAGAGGACATTGCCGACCAGACCAACCTGCTTGCCTTGAATGCCGCCATCGAGGCTGCCAGGGCCGGTGAACAGGGACGCGGCTTTGCAGTGGTGGCCGATGAGGTTCGGGCACTTGCCGAACGTACCACCAAGGCGACCAGGGAAATCGGCACCATGATAAAGGCGATCCAGACTGAGACAAAAGACGCCGTCAGTGCCATGGAGGAAGGGGTCCGGGAAGTGGAAAGCGGCACGGCAGAGGCTGCCAAATCGGGAGAAGCCATCCAGGATATCCTGAACCAGATCGGCGCAGTCACCATGCAGGTGAACCAGATCGCCACCGCTGCCGAGGAACAGACCGCCACCACCTGTGAGATAAACAACAACATGCAGCAGATAACCGAGGTGGTTCAAGGGACGGCCAAGGGCGCCCAGGAATCGGCAGCCGCAGCCAGCAAAGTTGCCAGCCTCGCCGAGGGGCTGCATCAGCTGGTCGGGCAATTCAAGCTATAG
- a CDS encoding methyl-accepting chemotaxis protein, with product MSLWSDLKVKTKILSLVLMALLILLLVGGMGLGNMKSLAGNEGDMALAVKHVDMLGDMKNDFLAVRLNLVYMLALNDKAKIAEKADDIAKRSQKIKADISQFAKSGIEPEEQKLIDSFKEGFEAYLVQGNKLAEMARNGADDPTLKSAATAYATAAVAPLYEKPATALDALVDMNVKGAAATYDKDIAAYDRSFIFLVAIIAIAILGLLGIGLFIASSISKPLQEVFDTLAGVAAGDLTVRTHINSRDEMGMLAGEVNEMAVKLMDAMNQVAQTSVQVASAAEQLHCTSEQMATGAEEVAAQAATVATASEEMAATSMEIAQSCHHAADGGQQADERALTGVEVVKETVAVMGRIAERVKTSAGTVSCLGSRSDQIGEIVGTIEDIADQTNLLALNAAIEAARAGEQGRGFAVVADEVRALAERTTRATREIGEMIKAIQQETRDAVGAMEEGVKEVEAGTRDAARSGEALQEILQQINNVTMQVNQIATAAEEQTATTSEISNNIYQITEVVHGTAKGALESVAAARQLSVVAENLQSLVGQFRLV from the coding sequence GTGAGCCTTTGGTCTGATCTCAAGGTAAAAACCAAGATACTGTCACTGGTCCTGATGGCACTCCTGATCCTGCTGCTTGTTGGTGGCATGGGGCTGGGCAACATGAAGTCCCTTGCCGGGAACGAAGGTGACATGGCTCTGGCTGTCAAGCATGTGGATATGCTGGGGGATATGAAAAACGATTTTCTGGCTGTGCGCCTCAATCTGGTGTATATGCTGGCTTTGAACGACAAGGCCAAAATAGCCGAGAAGGCCGATGATATTGCCAAGCGTAGCCAGAAGATAAAGGCTGACATATCCCAGTTTGCCAAGAGCGGCATAGAGCCCGAAGAGCAAAAGCTGATTGATTCCTTCAAAGAAGGATTCGAGGCCTACCTGGTTCAGGGGAATAAGCTGGCGGAAATGGCGAGAAACGGAGCCGATGATCCCACACTGAAATCAGCCGCAACCGCCTATGCCACTGCCGCCGTGGCGCCCCTTTATGAAAAACCGGCCACGGCGCTGGATGCACTGGTGGACATGAATGTGAAAGGCGCTGCGGCCACCTATGACAAAGATATAGCTGCTTATGACAGATCCTTTATCTTTCTGGTGGCGATAATCGCTATTGCCATCCTGGGACTGCTCGGCATCGGTCTTTTTATCGCTTCCTCCATAAGTAAGCCCCTGCAGGAGGTATTCGACACTTTGGCAGGCGTCGCGGCAGGCGATCTGACGGTCCGCACCCATATCAATTCCAGGGATGAGATGGGCATGCTGGCCGGAGAAGTGAATGAGATGGCCGTCAAACTCATGGACGCCATGAATCAGGTGGCCCAGACCAGCGTACAGGTTGCTTCCGCAGCCGAACAGCTCCATTGTACTTCCGAGCAGATGGCGACCGGTGCGGAGGAAGTAGCCGCCCAGGCCGCTACGGTGGCTACAGCCAGCGAGGAGATGGCGGCAACGTCAATGGAGATTGCCCAAAGTTGTCACCATGCTGCAGACGGAGGGCAGCAGGCTGACGAGAGGGCCTTGACCGGTGTGGAAGTGGTCAAGGAGACCGTGGCCGTAATGGGGCGCATAGCCGAGCGGGTAAAAACTTCGGCAGGAACTGTGTCCTGTCTCGGTTCAAGGAGCGACCAGATTGGCGAGATAGTCGGCACCATCGAGGATATTGCCGATCAGACCAACCTGCTGGCGCTCAATGCCGCCATCGAGGCGGCCAGGGCTGGGGAGCAGGGGCGTGGTTTTGCCGTGGTGGCCGACGAGGTCAGGGCGCTTGCCGAGCGCACCACCCGTGCCACCAGGGAAATAGGCGAGATGATCAAGGCTATTCAGCAGGAAACCAGGGATGCCGTCGGCGCCATGGAAGAGGGGGTAAAAGAGGTGGAAGCCGGGACCCGCGACGCGGCCAGATCCGGTGAAGCGCTACAGGAAATTCTGCAGCAGATCAACAACGTGACCATGCAGGTAAACCAGATTGCCACCGCTGCAGAGGAGCAGACGGCAACCACCAGTGAGATCAGCAACAATATTTATCAGATAACCGAGGTTGTCCATGGAACAGCCAAGGGGGCACTGGAATCGGTGGCTGCGGCACGGCAGTTGTCGGTGGTGGCGGAAAACCTGCAAAGTCTGGTGGGGCAGTTCCGCCTGGTTTGA
- the nudC gene encoding NAD(+) diphosphatase, which translates to MKYPSAVNLPFNGEIIKDRFTLARPGEGRGDGPGYWIIIQGNAMVVKEEQGAISLHEGTLPSWLEAKSEPLCFGYWQNSPIYGVVVGKNQILPAPYVAEPFNAAEDDRLDDSFLTLGGLALQTLHWERNSAVCSRCGGSLQRIENTWGKRCQSCAYEHFPHISPCVIVLVKRGDQFLLGRKSVWPEGRYSLIAGFLDFGESLEECVHREVMEEAGVEVENLHYVGSQNWPFPSQLMAGFVADYAGGEINIDGEELEDVRWFSRDAMPPSLPAKRSIARWIIDSYT; encoded by the coding sequence TTGAAATATCCATCCGCAGTCAACCTGCCTTTTAACGGCGAAATCATAAAGGATCGCTTTACGCTTGCCCGTCCCGGAGAGGGGCGGGGAGACGGACCCGGGTACTGGATCATCATTCAGGGCAATGCAATGGTCGTAAAAGAGGAACAGGGAGCGATTTCCCTGCACGAAGGGACCCTACCCTCGTGGCTTGAGGCGAAGAGCGAACCACTCTGCTTCGGCTACTGGCAGAACAGCCCCATCTATGGAGTTGTCGTCGGGAAAAATCAAATTCTCCCTGCACCATATGTTGCCGAACCGTTCAATGCGGCGGAAGATGATCGCCTGGACGACTCTTTTCTGACCCTGGGGGGCCTTGCCCTGCAGACTCTCCATTGGGAACGGAACAGTGCCGTCTGTTCCCGCTGCGGCGGTAGTCTGCAAAGAATTGAGAACACCTGGGGCAAGCGCTGTCAGTCCTGTGCCTATGAACATTTTCCCCACATCAGTCCCTGTGTCATAGTGCTGGTGAAGCGTGGCGATCAATTTCTCCTGGGGCGGAAAAGCGTCTGGCCCGAGGGACGCTACAGCCTCATTGCCGGTTTCCTCGATTTCGGCGAATCCCTGGAGGAGTGCGTCCATCGTGAAGTGATGGAGGAGGCAGGTGTCGAGGTGGAGAACCTGCACTATGTGGGGAGCCAGAACTGGCCCTTTCCCAGCCAGCTCATGGCCGGCTTCGTCGCCGATTATGCCGGTGGCGAGATAAATATCGACGGCGAAGAGCTGGAAGATGTGCGCTGGTTCAGCAGGGATGCCATGCCCCCCTCATTGCCGGCAAAGAGAAGTATTGCCCGGTGGATCATCGACAGTTACACATGA
- a CDS encoding DUF4149 domain-containing protein, protein MQILAVIYRLAVALWLGGVGIFTFIVTPIVFKSFGRDMAGRIVGEIFPAYFRWGLVCGAVALASLLVLRGRNFVPSLAIIVVMLIMTSFSAFHIEPRLASLKKEIPSFETTAKDHPLRREFTRLHAVSAVSNLSVFGGGVLLVILL, encoded by the coding sequence ATGCAGATACTGGCCGTCATTTACCGTCTTGCCGTTGCCCTGTGGTTGGGTGGAGTCGGCATCTTCACATTTATCGTCACCCCTATCGTCTTCAAGTCCTTCGGCAGGGATATGGCCGGCCGCATCGTCGGGGAAATTTTTCCGGCTTACTTCCGCTGGGGGCTTGTTTGCGGTGCAGTGGCGCTGGCCTCTCTGCTGGTGCTGCGGGGACGGAATTTCGTCCCGTCGCTGGCGATCATTGTAGTGATGCTGATCATGACTTCCTTCTCTGCATTTCATATAGAGCCGCGTCTGGCATCGCTCAAGAAGGAGATCCCCTCCTTCGAGACAACAGCGAAAGATCACCCGTTACGCCGGGAATTCACAAGACTTCATGCCGTTTCTGCCGTAAGCAATCTCTCGGTTTTCGGAGGGGGAGTGCTTCTTGTCATACTTCTGTAA